Within the Streptomyces sp. NBC_00554 genome, the region CCGCACCTGGGTGCGTCTCGAAGGCCCCGGGGGCAGCGAGGCCTGGCTGATCGGCTGGCCGCCAGGTACCGGAACCGGCTGGCACGACCACGCCGACTCGGTCGGCGCCTTCCTCACCGCGTCGGGCGAACTCAAGGAGTACTCGCTCGCCGCTCGACTGCCCACCGACGGCTGGAAGACCCTCGAACTCACCGAAGGGGTGGACCGCGAGCGGCGGTTGACGGCCGGCAAGGGCCGCTCCTTCGGCCGCCACCATGTGCACGAGGTGCTCAACGAATCCACCGAGGAGCACGCGATCTCGGTCCACGCCTACTACCCGCCCCTGCCGCGGATCCGCCGCTACAGCCGTACGGGCCAGGTGCTGCGCCTGGAGCAGGTCGAGCGCCCGGAGGACTGGCAGTGACCGCCCAACACCCGGTGGGAGTGGACGAGTTGCTGGACCGGGTCCGCGAGGGACTCGACCGTGTGGAGGCCAAGGAGGCGTACGACGCCGGACAGGCCGGCGAGGCCCTCCTGGTCGACATCCGGTACGCCGCCCTGCGCGAGCGCGACGGCCTGATCCCCGGCGCCCTCGTCGTCGAGCGCAACGAACTGGAGTGGCGGCTCGACCCCCAGGGAAGTCACCGCGCCCCGGAGGCCACGAGCCACGACCTACGGGTCGTGGTGGTGTGCAACGAGGGGTACGCGTCGAGCCTCGCGGCCGTGTCCCTGCGGCAGTTGGGACTGCACCGGGCGACCGACCTGGTCGGAGGCTTCCAGGCGTGGAAGGCGGCCGGGTTTCCGGTGAAGGAGTAACGGCCCAGGCAGTACGCCGATGTGGGCGCCCCCTGATGTAAGGGGCGCCCACCATTGCGTACTGCCCCTTACTCCTTGGCCGTGGCCACAGTGACGGGGCGGGGCGCGAGCGCCACTCGGCCGGGCAACGCGGTGGCGACGAGGGCAAGCAGCCCGGCGACGGCGACAACCACGGCGTACACCAGAGGGGTGACCGCCGGAGCCGCGCCACCCGTCATGCCGATGCTGAAGGCGGTCAGGACGGCGAGCGCGATTCCGCTGCCGAGGGCGGTGGCGAGCAGCAGGACCGAGAGGGTCTCCGTGCGCAGCATTCGCAGCACCTGACGGCGGGTCGCTCCGGCGAGGCGGAGCATCGCGAACTCGCGGACACGCTCGGAGACGGACATCGCGAGCGTGTTGACGACGGCGATGGCGGTGAAGGCCAGAACCAGGCCCATGGCGAGGTAGTTGACCTCGGCGTTCGCCTGCTGCCGCTCGGCCTGGATCGAGTCGGCGGCGGCCGGCGCAAGAACTTCGACACCCGGGAACTCACGCAGCGTAGTCGCGAGTTGTGTCTGTGTACGGGCGGTGCTGACGAGGACGGAGGTGGCGAGCGGGTTGTCCACGTGGCGGGCGATCAGGTCATGGGCGAGGGTGAGGTCTCCGAAGCCGAGGCCCTTGGCGTAGACGGCGGCGACGGTGAGCGTGGCCGGCGTGCCGTCGCCGAGGGTGAGTTTCAGGGTGCTTCCCGGCTTCAAGTGGAGCTGGTCGGCCGCGAGTTCACTGACGGCGACGGTGTTGCTCTTCAGGTGGTTCAGGGAGCCCGCGGTGACGTCCGGGTCCCAGGTGCGGGCGAGGCCACCGGGTGTGACGCCTTGGGCCGCGTACTTGTCGAGGCCCACGCGGACGGTCGTGCGGACCACTTCGGTGACGATGTCGTCGTGTGTACGCAGCTGCCGTGCGGCTTCGGCCGGGACTCCGGGCCCCTGGGCGGCCAGCACCCAATCGGCGCGGATTCCTTCGCGGGCCTGAGCGCGGGCGGCGTCGCCCAGGGTCGGCTGGACGAAGAGAACCGTGCAGGTCATACCGATGAGGAGGGTGAGCGGAGTGACGACGGAGGCCATGCGGGCGGCGTTGCCGCGGAGGTTGGCGCGCGCGAGCCTGCCGCCCGGACCGCTCAGCCGCAGCGGGCCCGCAAGGATGGCCGCGGCTGCCCGGACCAGGAGCGGTCCCAGCAGCGCGACTGCGGTGGCGAGGACCACAACGGCCAGGAAGGTCACGGGCGTTGAGGCAGGCTCGGTGCGCAGGAAGCTGAGGACGACGATGAGGACGGTGCCCCCGGCCAGCAGCGCGAGACCGGCGAGGATACGACCCCACGCGGGGCGGGTGCGCTCGGTCCGGGCTTCGGCGAGCGCTTCGGCCGGACGGATCCGGGTGATACGGCGTGACGAGATACGAGCGGCGGCCCAGGCCCCCAGAAGCGTCGCGATGATCGCGGCGAAGAACGGGAAGACGCTGACGGTGTGCTGAAGGGTGGCGGGGACGGCGCCCATGGCCACGAACCTGCTGTGCAGCCAGCTCCCCAACGGCAGCCCGGCAAGTGCGCCTGCCGTACCTGCGGCGGCCCCGACGATCAGGGCCTCACGGCCGAGGAGTGTGCGGATCTGACCCTGTGTGGCGGCGATGGCGCGCAGCAGGGCGAGTTCACGGTGACGCTGCTGCACGGAGAGCGCGAAGGTGCCGACGACCACCAGTACGGCCACGAGCAGCGAGGTGCCACCCATCGCGCCGCCCATGCTGATCAGCCTCGTGCGGGCTGCGGCCGCGTCCAGGAACTCGACCGGACCACGCTCGTCACCCGCGCTGACCTGCGCGGTCGTGCCGTTCAACGCCTTGGTGACGGCCTGTTCAAGGGTGGCCGTGTCGGTGCCCTTGGCAGGCAGCACGCCGAAGGCGGTCACCTGGCCGGGGTGAGCGGCGAGGCGACGGGCTTCGGCGGTGGAGAAGAAGAGGGAGGTCTGGTGGCGTACGGCCTTGGTGGGCGCGGCGATTCCGGTGACACGGTAGGAGCGCGGGGACTGCGTGGACTGGACCGTGAGCCGGTCGCCGGGCTTGAGGTGGGCGCGCTCGGCGAGGTAGCGGTCGACGACGAGGTCGCCGTCGGCCTGGGGTGCGGTGCCGGTGGTCAGCGTGTACGGGGTCAGCGCGGCGGAGTCCCAGGCGTGACCGTAGGCGGGCCGGCTCTTCTCGACCGTCCCGGTGGGTGTCAACGGCTGGGCGAGGAAGGTCAGTTCGGGGACGACTCGGTCCACGCCCGCGACCCCGCTGAGCCGTGCGGCGAGGTCGTCCGGGAGCCAGGCCCGTTCGGCGATCGGCTTGGCCTTGTGTTTGACCTTGGTCTTGCCCTTCTTCTGCTTGACGGTGGTCTGGTGGACGTTCTGGTCGGCGGAGACCACTACGGGGGCGGCGGCATAGCGTTCGGTGCCGATCGTGCCGCGCAGACCCGTTTCAAGGAGGGTGCCGCAGGCGGTGATGAGGGCGGCCGCGCACATCAGGGCGAGGAAGGCGCCGAGGAAGCCGCCTTTGCGGGCTCGGACGGTCTTGAGTGCGTAGCGCAGCATCATGAGGGGTCGCTCTCTGTTCTGTTGTGGGGTTCCGGGTGGCTCGCGGGCGCGGCGTCCGGCGCCGGGAAGGCCAGGAAGCGGGTGAGCACGGTGCGGGCGCCGGGCGGTGTGTCGCCCTCGGGGCGCTTGTAGCGGTTGAGGAGAGCGATGTACTCCTCGAAGAACGCGCGGAGTTCGGGGAGGGTCAGCCGGATGCTGCCGCGCGAGTACGGGAAGGCATCGGCCCAGGGATCGCCGCCCGCGTCCGTCTGGGACTGCGCCTGCGCCTGCAGCTGCAACTGCTCGAAGAGTTCGAGGTCGGCGGCGTACGCGTGGTGGTTCAACTCGTCCATGACGAGCCGCATCTCGGGACTCTGACGACTGCGCGGCGGGAAGCGTCGGTCACCGGGGACAGCCCGCCACCAGCGCTCCCGGCCATGGCCGGTCGCCTCGGTCTGCTCCTCGACGAAGCCGTACCGGGCGAGTTCACGCAGGTGGTAGCTGGTGGCTCCGGTGTTGAGTCCGAGCGCCCGCGCCAACGTCGCCGAGGTGGCGGGACCGTGCACGGTGAGGTGCTGGAGCATGCGCTGCCGACGCGGTTGCGCAAGGGCCTTGAGCGTGGCGAGGTCGGAGAGCTCCGTGGACGTGTGCGGCGCCTTGGCCGTCCGCCCCTCCGGGGAGTCCGTCGCGCCGGGTTCCTGTGCCATGGGTACACAGTTGTCTGTGCACAGGTACCTGTGCAGTGCGGCGACCCGGCGTCTTCAAGCGGGGGTTAACCCCACCAGCTCGGAACCCGGGGTCCGCCGGTGGCGCGAGGCGCCGGAACTGGACGGAGGCACCCGACGGTCCGGCCCAGTTCCGGCGCTACGTCGTCACCGGGTCACCGGGTCACCGGGTCACCGGGTCACCGCGTCACCGGGTCACCGCGTCACCGGGTCACCGCGTCACCGCGTCACCGCGTCACCGCGTCACCGGGAAGCGAACCGCCGGGGTAGTCCGAGCCGCCCGGAATTCGGATTACTCAGCGGCGATCCGACTCACCCCAGCAACTCCGAGCCCCGCATGGCTCCAGAACCGAACCCCCCAGGGTCAGAACCCCTCGTCCCCAAGACCTTCCGTGTCCTCGCCCTCTTCCTCCAGCGCCCGGCGAACCACTCTCAGGGCCATCCCCTCGGGATAGCCCTTGCGGGCGAGCATGCCCGCTAGGCGCCGCAGCCGCTTGTCCCGGTCGAGGCCGCGTGTGGCACGCAGCTTGCGGGCGACCAGCTCGCGCGCGGTCGCCTCCTCCTGCTCGGAGTCGAGCTGCCCGACGGCCTCGTCGATCAGCGTCGCGTCCACGCCCTTGGTACGCAACTCCTGCACGAGCGCCCGTCTGGCCAGGCCCCGACCGTGATGCCGGGACTCCACCCAGGCGTCCGCGAAGGCGCTGTCGTTGATCAGGCCGACCTCCTCGTACCGTGACAGCACCTCGTTCGCCACGTCGTCGGGGATCTCGCGCTTGCGCAGCGCGTCCGCGAGCTGTTTCCGCGTGCGCGGGGTCCCGGTGAGCAGGCGCAGACAGATCGCCCGCGCCCGCTCAGCCGGGTCCCCTGGGGACTCCCCCTTCTCGGCCCTCGACGAGGAAGGGGCGCCTCCGTCCTGTGGGTCGCCGGACGACTCACCGAAACCGGCACGTCTCCGACGCCCTCGTCCACCGCGCGGCCCGCCGTCACCGCGCCGACCGCCGCCCCGGCGCGAGCCACCGCCGGGCGAACCCTCGCCCCAGGGCAGGCCTTCGCCGCCCCGCGAGCCGCTCTCCGGCGACGACCCCCCGCCGTCCGGGTCACCGCCGTAGAACCCGCCGGCGCCAGACGTCCCAGCGCCGCCGTACGCCCCGTCACCGCCATACGCTCTGTCGCCGTCTCCGGCCGAGCCGCCCCTGCCCCCGTCGTACCCCTGCCCCTGCCCCTCCGGGGCAGCAGGGTAGGCGTACTCGGCCCAGTCGGTTCGTCGCGTCATGGGCTAGCTCTTGGCCGCCGCGGTCTTGGGCTTGGCGGCCTTGGTCGCCGGAGCAGGCACCGTCTTCGCCGCCTCGTCCGAAGCGACCGTGACCGCCGCGTCCGCGCCGGGCTCGGCGGTGGGCTTCTCCGGCTTCACGCCGACACCCAGCTTCTCCAGGATCTTCTTCTCGATCTCGTTGGCGAGATCGGGGTTGTCCTTGAGGAAGTTGCGCGCGTTCTCCTTGCCCTGGCCGAGCTGGTCGCCCTCGTACGTGTACCAGGCGCCGGCCTTGCGGACGAAGCCGTTCTCCACGCCCATGTCGATCAGGCCGCCCTCGCGGCTGATGCCGTGGCCGTAGAGGATGTCGAACTCGGCCTGCTTGAAGGGCGGCGCGACCTTGTTCTTGACGACCTTGACGCGAGTACGGTTGCCGACCGCGTCCGTGCCGTCCTTGAGGGTCTCGATGCGGCGGATGTCGAGTCGCACCGAGGCGTAGAACTTCAGTGCGCGGCCACCGGTCGTGGTCTCCGGGGAGCCGAACATCACGCCGATCTTCTCGCGGAGCTGGTTGATGAAGATCGCGGTGGTCCCGGACTGGTGGAGCGCGCCTGTGATCTTGCGGAGCGCCTGGCTCATCAGGCGGGCCTGCAGACCCACGTGCGAGTCACCCATCTCGCCCTCGATCTCCGCGCGCGGCACCAGGGCTGCAACGGAGTCGATGACGATCAGGTCGAGTGCACCGGAGCGGACCAGCATGTCCACGATCTCGAGAGCCTGCTCGCCGTTGTCCGGCTGCGACAGGATCAGGTTGTCGATGTCGACGCCGAGCTTCTTCGCGTACTCGGGGTCGAGGGCGTGCTCGGCGTCCACGAAGGCCACCTGGCCGCCCGCCTTCTGCGCGTTCGCCACCGCGTGCAGAGTCAGCGTTGTCTTACCGGAGGACTCCGGTCCGTACACCTCCACCACTCGGCCGCGCGGCAGTCCGCCGACGCCGAGGGCGACGTCGAGGGCGGTCGACCCGGTGGGGATGACCTCGATGGGCTCATTCGGCCGCTCGCCCAGACGCATCACTGCGCCCTTGCCGAATTGCCGTTCAATCTGTGCGAGTGCGGCGTCCAACGCCTTCTCGCGGTCGGTTCCTGCCATGGGTTCCACCCGATTTACTTGAGTCGATCGCTTCACGTCAAAGACGCTAACGCCTGCCACTGACAATGCGCCCCGACGCCCGTCCGACCTGTGGATAACTCGGGCACATCTCCGTGAAAACCCTGCCGAAATCCCCGTCGAAAACCCGGCCGGAGATTCCATGAGAATGGATGTTCGATTTTGGTGTCAAGCGCACCACGCGGCATCACCAAGAGTTCACCGGCACTCCCACACCGGCTGGATCCCGGGCCTCGCACCTCACCCGGGCATCCGGCGTGCACAGCGGCCCGCTGCTACGCGAAGGCCGTCGCGGGAGCCGGATTCCTGGCTGTGCTCACCTGGTGAACAAGCGCCGCATGCGCGCGAAGAGGGGGCTCGAGCCCCGTTCCCGGTGACCGTGCACCCGCGGGTCGTCCGTGACGTCGTACCGCTTCACATAGGCGCCCAGGAAGGCCTGCAGTGTGGCGACCGCGGGGATGGCGATCAGCGCGCCCACCGCACCGAGGAGCGCGGTGCCCGCGACGACCGACCCGAAGGCGACCGCGGGGTGGATGTCGACGGTCTTCGCGGTCAGCTTGGGCTGCAGCACGTAGTTCTCGAACTGCTGGTAGATCACGACGAAGATCAGCACCCACAGCGCGTACCAGGGGTCGACCGTGAAGGCGATCAGCATCGGCAGGGCGCCCGCGAGATAGGTACCGATGGTGGGGATGAACTGCGAGACCAGGCCCACCCAGACGGCGAGCACGGGCGCGTAGGGCACGCCCAGGGATTCCAGCAGGATGTAGTGCGCGACCCCCGAGATGAGCGCCATCAGACCGCGTGAGTACAGATAGCCGCCGGTCTTGTCCACGGCGATCTCCCACGCACGCAGGACCTCTGCCTGCCGCGCGGGCGGCAGTACGGAGCACAGCGCGCGGCGCAGCCTCGGCCCGTCCGCGGCGAAGTAGAAGGAGAACAGCGTGATCGTCAGCAGCTGGAAGAGTCCTCCGAGCACCTGGGTGGAGACGTCCAGGACACCGGTGGCGCTGTTCTGGACATAGTTGCGCAGCCAGTCGGAGCGGAGCAGGCCCTCCTGGACGTCGACCCGCTTCAGGTCGGTGTTGAAGTGCGCGTTGATCCAGTTGATGACGGAGTCGAGGTAGTTCGGAAAGTCCTCGACGATCTTGATGATCTGGCCCGCGAGCATGGAGCCGAGCAGCGTGACGAATCCGGCGGCGAAGATCAACAGGCCGAGGAAGACCAGGAAGGTGGCCAGCCCCCTGCGCATGCCGTACGAGGCCATCCGGCTCACCGCGGGCTCGATGGCGAGCGCCAGGAAGAACGCGATGAGGATGTTGATCAGCAAGCCGGTGAGCTCGTGGAACGCCCAACTGCCCAACTGGAACACGGCGATGAGCGCGAGGGCGAGCACCATGGCGCGCGGCAGCCAGCGCGGCATGCGCCCGCCCTGCGCGGCGGCGTCCCCGGCCGGGGGGCCGGAGGGCGGCGTCGTGCCGAACGGTGATGCCTGCTGGGCGACCTGAGCGGTCTCGTCTGTCGGGGCCACGGAGCAAGTCTCGCCCACGCCACCGACAATCGGGTGCCCGCCCCGGATCTTCGTGCCCCGTCAGCGGTTTTCGTACGGAACGTCCGCGGCCGCGCACACCACGCGCCACACGTCCTTGGCCTCCCAGCCGGTGTTGAGCGCCTCGTGAACGGTCCGCCCGCCCAGCTCCGTCATCACGTGATCGCGCGCGAAGGTGTCGGCGTACTCCGTACCGAAGTGATCCGCCATCCGCTGCCAGAAGACCGTCAACCGCATGACTCCAGTATCCCGCTCCTGAGGGTGGGCCCGAGCCGGGGACCGCTTGTGGAGACCGCTTTCCGTCCTACGGTCTGACCCATGGCCGAATCCGGAGCATCCCCACTCCCCCCGACGCCCCCGGCGCACTCCCCGCTCTCGCGCGCCGAGCACTTCGTCTGGCTCACGGCGCGCGTGCTGGAGCAGCGCCGCTTCGAGTACCACTTCCTGAACAGCGATGTCGGCGGCGCGGATGCGGTGGAGACCGCGCTGGCCGCCTACCGCAATGACGACGACGGCTACGGTCACGCGCTGGAACCCGATCTGCGCGGCCCGGTGAGCCAGCCGTTGCACACCGGGCACGCGCTGCGCGTGCTCGACTCGATCGGGCGCTGCGGCGGACAGCGCGTGGAGCGTATGTGCCGCTATCTGACCTCCGTCTCGACGCCGGACGGCGCACTGCCGGCGATCCATCCCAGCCAGCGCGGCTATCCGACGGCTCCCTTCGTGCCGGTCGTCGACAACCCGCCGAGCGAACTCCTCGCCACCGGGCCCGTGGTGGGCCTGCTGCACCGCAACGAGGTGTGGCACGCCTGGCTGTTCCGGGCGACCGACTTCTGCTGGCAGGCGATCGAGTCCCTGGAGAAGTCCCACCCGTACGAGATCGAGGCCGCCGTGGCCTTCCTGGACTCCGCGCCCGACCGCCCGCGCGCGGAGGCGGCCGCCGACCGACTGGGCCGCCTGGTACGCGAACACCGGCTCGCGGCGCTGGACCCGGAGCGTCTCGACGCGTTCCCCGTGGCGCCCGGCTACGCGCCCGGTGAGCACCATTTCCCGCACGACTACGCGAAGACCCCGGGCTCACTCGCGCGCGCGTGGTTCACCGACGAGGAAATGACGCACTCACTCGACCACTTGGCGAACGAGCAGGAAGAGGACGGCGGCTGGCCGATCCGCTGGCGTCAGTGGGCGCCGGGCACCGCCCTGGAGTGCCGTCCCATCGTGACGATCGAGGCGCTGCGCACCCTGAGGGCGTACGGACGGTCCATCAGCTGACCTTGCGGGTGCCGTGACGGACTGCCGCGGATGGCCCCGCCGGCCCACGTGTCCCTGGGCACCCCTGAGCAACAGCGCCGCACGTCAGCCCGTAATCGCCCGCACCCCCGCCGTCACCACCACGGCCGCGGCGACCACGAGCAGGAAGGGGGCGCGCAGGATCAGTGCTACGGCGGCCGCGGCAAGCCCCGCGGCTTTCGCGTCCACCACCAGGACGTGCCCGTCGGCGAAGGTCTGCTGGGCCGTGAGGGCGGCAAGAAGGGCAACGGGCAGCAGGGCGGCGAGGCGCTGGACGAGCGGCCGCTCCAGTACTCCGGCGGGGACCAGCA harbors:
- the recA gene encoding recombinase RecA, with translation MAGTDREKALDAALAQIERQFGKGAVMRLGERPNEPIEVIPTGSTALDVALGVGGLPRGRVVEVYGPESSGKTTLTLHAVANAQKAGGQVAFVDAEHALDPEYAKKLGVDIDNLILSQPDNGEQALEIVDMLVRSGALDLIVIDSVAALVPRAEIEGEMGDSHVGLQARLMSQALRKITGALHQSGTTAIFINQLREKIGVMFGSPETTTGGRALKFYASVRLDIRRIETLKDGTDAVGNRTRVKVVKNKVAPPFKQAEFDILYGHGISREGGLIDMGVENGFVRKAGAWYTYEGDQLGQGKENARNFLKDNPDLANEIEKKILEKLGVGVKPEKPTAEPGADAAVTVASDEAAKTVPAPATKAAKPKTAAAKS
- a CDS encoding DUF3046 domain-containing protein; its protein translation is MRLTVFWQRMADHFGTEYADTFARDHVMTELGGRTVHEALNTGWEAKDVWRVVCAAADVPYENR
- a CDS encoding rhodanese-like domain-containing protein; its protein translation is MTAQHPVGVDELLDRVREGLDRVEAKEAYDAGQAGEALLVDIRYAALRERDGLIPGALVVERNELEWRLDPQGSHRAPEATSHDLRVVVVCNEGYASSLAAVSLRQLGLHRATDLVGGFQAWKAAGFPVKE
- a CDS encoding FtsX-like permease family protein, which translates into the protein MMLRYALKTVRARKGGFLGAFLALMCAAALITACGTLLETGLRGTIGTERYAAAPVVVSADQNVHQTTVKQKKGKTKVKHKAKPIAERAWLPDDLAARLSGVAGVDRVVPELTFLAQPLTPTGTVEKSRPAYGHAWDSAALTPYTLTTGTAPQADGDLVVDRYLAERAHLKPGDRLTVQSTQSPRSYRVTGIAAPTKAVRHQTSLFFSTAEARRLAAHPGQVTAFGVLPAKGTDTATLEQAVTKALNGTTAQVSAGDERGPVEFLDAAAARTRLISMGGAMGGTSLLVAVLVVVGTFALSVQQRHRELALLRAIAATQGQIRTLLGREALIVGAAAGTAGALAGLPLGSWLHSRFVAMGAVPATLQHTVSVFPFFAAIIATLLGAWAAARISSRRITRIRPAEALAEARTERTRPAWGRILAGLALLAGGTVLIVVLSFLRTEPASTPVTFLAVVVLATAVALLGPLLVRAAAAILAGPLRLSGPGGRLARANLRGNAARMASVVTPLTLLIGMTCTVLFVQPTLGDAARAQAREGIRADWVLAAQGPGVPAEAARQLRTHDDIVTEVVRTTVRVGLDKYAAQGVTPGGLARTWDPDVTAGSLNHLKSNTVAVSELAADQLHLKPGSTLKLTLGDGTPATLTVAAVYAKGLGFGDLTLAHDLIARHVDNPLATSVLVSTARTQTQLATTLREFPGVEVLAPAAADSIQAERQQANAEVNYLAMGLVLAFTAIAVVNTLAMSVSERVREFAMLRLAGATRRQVLRMLRTETLSVLLLATALGSGIALAVLTAFSIGMTGGAAPAVTPLVYAVVVAVAGLLALVATALPGRVALAPRPVTVATAKE
- the recX gene encoding recombination regulator RecX; translation: MTRRTDWAEYAYPAAPEGQGQGYDGGRGGSAGDGDRAYGGDGAYGGAGTSGAGGFYGGDPDGGGSSPESGSRGGEGLPWGEGSPGGGSRRGGGRRGDGGPRGGRGRRRRAGFGESSGDPQDGGAPSSSRAEKGESPGDPAERARAICLRLLTGTPRTRKQLADALRKREIPDDVANEVLSRYEEVGLINDSAFADAWVESRHHGRGLARRALVQELRTKGVDATLIDEAVGQLDSEQEEATARELVARKLRATRGLDRDKRLRRLAGMLARKGYPEGMALRVVRRALEEEGEDTEGLGDEGF
- a CDS encoding AzlD domain-containing protein → MSIWIAIGATAVGCYVVKLIGLLVPAGVLERPLVQRLAALLPVALLAALTAQQTFADGHVLVVDAKAAGLAAAAVALILRAPFLLVVAAAVVVTAGVRAITG
- a CDS encoding ArsR/SmtB family transcription factor; translation: MAQEPGATDSPEGRTAKAPHTSTELSDLATLKALAQPRRQRMLQHLTVHGPATSATLARALGLNTGATSYHLRELARYGFVEEQTEATGHGRERWWRAVPGDRRFPPRSRQSPEMRLVMDELNHHAYAADLELFEQLQLQAQAQSQTDAGGDPWADAFPYSRGSIRLTLPELRAFFEEYIALLNRYKRPEGDTPPGARTVLTRFLAFPAPDAAPASHPEPHNRTESDPS
- a CDS encoding AI-2E family transporter gives rise to the protein MAPTDETAQVAQQASPFGTTPPSGPPAGDAAAQGGRMPRWLPRAMVLALALIAVFQLGSWAFHELTGLLINILIAFFLALAIEPAVSRMASYGMRRGLATFLVFLGLLIFAAGFVTLLGSMLAGQIIKIVEDFPNYLDSVINWINAHFNTDLKRVDVQEGLLRSDWLRNYVQNSATGVLDVSTQVLGGLFQLLTITLFSFYFAADGPRLRRALCSVLPPARQAEVLRAWEIAVDKTGGYLYSRGLMALISGVAHYILLESLGVPYAPVLAVWVGLVSQFIPTIGTYLAGALPMLIAFTVDPWYALWVLIFVVIYQQFENYVLQPKLTAKTVDIHPAVAFGSVVAGTALLGAVGALIAIPAVATLQAFLGAYVKRYDVTDDPRVHGHRERGSSPLFARMRRLFTR
- a CDS encoding cysteine dioxygenase translates to MSVSPSVSAPSAPSQTPTQAELLDFVRRSAADAELIASLPLDPEGRTWVRLEGPGGSEAWLIGWPPGTGTGWHDHADSVGAFLTASGELKEYSLAARLPTDGWKTLELTEGVDRERRLTAGKGRSFGRHHVHEVLNESTEEHAISVHAYYPPLPRIRRYSRTGQVLRLEQVERPEDWQ